The genomic DNA AAGCACGCCGGCATGTCCAAGGAGGAGATCGCCGAATGCTTCGTCCACCTCATGCCCTACATCGGCGTGCCGAAGACCCTGGCCGCGATGCGCTGCATGGAGGCCGCGCTCGGTGACCTGGACTAGGCTCCGGGACTCCTGAGCCGGGACGGGCTCGCGGGATCCTCGCGGGATTGCCGCACCCCGGCCATTGCCATAAAGGAGTCCACTGAATTCACCCCGGATCGGCGTTCTGTTTTCCTGAAAGGGCGCGCCCTTTCAGGCGACTCCTTTCCAGGATTCTCCCTGGGCGGGTGGTGTGCACCGCCGCCGGCGACGGGGGCGCGGAAATTTGTTCCTGACCTGCCGGCTGTGGTTGAATATTCCCGTCGCTTGTGCTCGGTCGGATCCTTCGGGTGCGTTTCCGAATCCGGAGTCCGAGACCCTTCGACTACGTCGTAGTTCGTCGAGAAGCCCAGGCGAAACAAGCAACTGACCACGTGCGTTCAGGCCGGAAATCTGGCGCACATCAATTCCAGGTCAAGGAGACCAAGAGTGATTCAGCAGGAATCGCGTCTGAAGGTCGCCGACAACACCGGTGCACGAGAGATCCTGTGCATCCGCGTTCTCGGTGGCTCTGTTCGACGCTTCGCTGGCATCGGTGACACCATCGTCGCCTCCGTCAAGGAAGCCGCTCCGGGCGGCAACGTCAAGGAGGGTGAGATCGTCAAGGCGGTCATCGTCCGCACCAAGAAGGAGAACCGTCGTCCGGACGGCTCCTACATCAGCTTCGACGAGAACGCCGCCGTTCTCATCAAGCCGGACGGGGAGCCGCGCGGCACCCGTATTTTCGGCCCGGTCGCTCGTGAGCTTCGCGACAAGAAGTTCATGAAGATCGTTTCTCTCGCACCGGAGGTGATCTAGTCCATGAAGATCCACAAGGGCGATATGGTCCAGGTTATTTCTGGTCCGGACAAGGGCGCACAGGGCAAGGTCATCGAGGCCTACCCGAAGGCCGGCAAGGTCCTCGTTGAGGGCGTCAACCGCATCAAGAAGCACGTCGCCAACTCGGCTGACGAGCGCGGCGCATCCACCGGTGGCATCGTCACCCAGGAGGCTCCGATCCAGGTTTCCAATGTGATGGTCCTGGATTCCGACGGAAACCCGACCCGCATTGGCTACCGTTTCGACGAAAACGGCAAGAAGGTTCGTGTCTCCAAGCGCAACGGGAAGGACATCTAACCATGGCTGAGAACTACACCCCGCGCCTGAAGACTCGCTACCGCGAGGAAATCAAGAAGGCCCTGAACGAAGAGTTCGGCTACGACAACGTCATGCAGATCCCGGGCGTCGAGAAGATCGTCGTCAACATGGGCGTCGGCGAGGCTGCCCGTGACTCCAAGGTCATCAACGGCGCCCTCGAGGACCTGACCCTCATCACCGGTCAGAAGCCGCAGCTGCGTCGTGCAACCAAGTCCATCGCGAACTTCAAGCTCCGCGAGGGCATGCCGATCGGCGCCAAGGTCACCCTCCGCGGCGACCGTATGTGGGAGTTCCTCGACCGTCTGCTGACCGTCGCCCTCCCGCGTATCCGTGACTTCCGCGGTCTGTCCGACCAGCAGTTCGACGGCCACGGCAACTACACCTTCGGCCTCACCGAGCAGACCATGTTCTACGAGATCGACGTCGACAAGATCGACCGTCCGCGTGGTATGGACATCACCGTCGTCACCACCGCGACCAACAACGACGAAGGCCGCGCGCTGCTGCGTGAGCTGGGCTTCCCGTTCAAGAAGTAGTCTCTGCTTCTCGCGTTACGCCGCCCCTGCCGACTCCGGCAGCGGGCGGTGTCGTGTTTTCCGTCGTTTCTGTGTATTGCTTAAGCCGGAGTGGTGCTGCATGGCAGTTTCTTAGGAAGTAGGATCTCACCCAAAGGTTGCCCCCGTTCGAGGTGTGAACGAAGGTGACCGGTCCCCGCTGGTTGGCCATCTGATAATACCTAGGTGTTTAATGGACGCGTCAACAAGCAAGCCTCCTGTGAAAGTGACGGATCCCATGTCCCTGAATGAACTCGCCCACGGGGCGGTCAACAAGAAGGTCCTGCTCATGGACCACGACCACGGACGCTATGTCGTGCGTTCGATTCTGGCCGGCGTCTACCTCACGTTGGGCACCGCCTTCGCGGCCATCGCCGGCAACGTCATGGAGAAGGTCTCCCCCGGAAATGGTCTGGGGGCGTTGACCTTCGGCGTGCTCTTCGGCCTGGGCCTGTTCGCCATCGTCATCCTCAACACGGAGCTGGCCACCGGCACCATGATGTTCGCCTCCTACGGCGCGACGACGGGCCAGATCAGCTGGGGCAAGGCCCTCCAGCTGATGATCGTCTCCACGGTGTGGAACCTGGTCGGCGCGATCCTGATCGCCGCGATCCTGGGCATGTCCGCCAAGTTCAGCGATTTCGACACCAGCCACCTGGTGGCGACGTTGACCACCGGTAAGCTGGAAAAGCCCTGGTACAACTGGTTGTTTGAGGGAATCGCCGCGAACTTCATCGTCAACATGGCGATCATCGGCGCCCTCTTCGCCAAGGACCTCGTGTCGAAGTTCTTCGTCATCCTGCCCATCATCGGCATCTTCGTCAGCCTCGGTCTCGAGCACATCATCGCCAACTTCTCCCTGATGACCATCGCCGGTTTCTCCGGGCTGTTCAACGGCGGCGTGTACCCGGAGGGCTGGAGCCTCGGCATGGTCCTGGCCAACTGGGCCGTCGTCTGGCTCGGCAACGCCATCGGCGGCGGCCTCATCATGGGCGGCGTCTACGCCTGGCTCAACCAGTCCAAGGACGAGGTCTACCGCGACTAGTTCTGCCGTGGAAATAGGCGGTGCCCTCCCGGTTCAACCGGGAGGGCACCGCTTGTATCGGGGCCTGCGGCCGACGGCGGGGCGTCGACAAGCGGCCGGGGGAGGAGCTACGCCGAGGTGTCCACCTTCTTCTTGCTGTCGTTCGGGATGAGGAAGATGATGGAGGCGAGGGCGATCAGAGCCATGATCAGGACCGCGGCCAGACCGAACATGCCGGCCTCACGCACCGCGAGGTTGTCCTGGCGACCGCTCCAGCGCATGACCTCGCCGACGACCTGGGAGCCGGAGACGCTCATGGCGTTGAAGATGGCGGCCGGGATGGCCACGCCGAAGGCGGAGCCGATGGAGGAGGCCATCTTGTAGATGCCGGAACCGGAGCCGGCCTTCTCCTCCGGCAGGGCGGACAGCGCCATGTCGGTGGACGGGGTGGCGTAGAAGGCCAGGCCCAGGCCGAAGAGGGAGTAGGCGATGATGGCCAGGACGACGTAGGTCTCGACGAGGGTGTTGGTGCCCATGAGCAGCAGGACGGCAACGATGACGATGAGGGTGCCCCAGATCATCGGCTTCTTGGCGCCGAAGCGCTGCAGCAGCTTCTCACCGACGCGGATGAACGCGATGATGAACACGGCGTAACCGAGGGTGAGGTAGCCCGAGGTCTGGGCGGACATGCCGCCGGCGCCCTGCAGGACCCAGAGGGAGACCGGGATGAGACCCGCGGTCGCGTTGAGCAGCAGGTTGGAGATGGTGGCGCCGGTGAACTGCGGGATGGCGAACAGGGAGAAGTCGACCAGCGGATCGTCGACCCGGCGCTCGACGACGATGAAGGCCGCCAGGGCGATGAAGAAGACGGCGAGGATTGCCCAGGTGATCGGGTTGGTCCAGCCGATGTTGGAACCCTGGGTGATGAATACCAGCAGGGAGAGCACGGTGACGGCCAGGGAGATGATGCCGCCCCAGTCGGTGCGGCTGGCCCTGCCCGCGGACGGGGCGGACTCCGGGATGCCGCGCATCAGCAGGATGGACAGCAGGGAGACCACGGCGGAGATGATGAAGATGGAGCGCCAGCCCAGGGCGGTTCCGGCCATGAGCCCGCCGAAGATGGCTGCCAGGCCGGAGCCGCCCCAGGAGCCGATCGACCACATGGAGACGGCGCGCTGACGGTCGGCGCCGTGCCAGTAGGTCTTCAGCAGGGCCATCGTGGACGGCATGATGAAGGCGGCGGACAGGCCCTGGAGGGCGCGGCCGACGAGCAGCATCGCGGTGGCGGTGCCGGCGCCACCGAAGGCGAGGGCGATCAGCAGCGAGCCGACGATGCCGAGGACGTTGCCGATCGTGGCGATGCGCACGCGGCCGATCTTGTCGGCCAGGCCGCCGGCGACGACGATGAACATGCCGGAAAAGAGCGCCGACAGGGAGATTGCGATGGTGGTGACGGAGATGTCGACGCCGAGGTCGGCGCCCATCACCGGGCCGATGTTGAGGGTGGTCTGGGCAAAGAGCCAGAAGGTTACGACACCGAGGACGATGCCGAGGAGAGCTTTGTTATCACCTACATAGTTGGTCGCTCGTTCGTTGCCGGGAGCGACGGATGATTTGGTAGCCATAGCGGCGGACCTGCGATTCTTTGTGATCGAGGGTGGATTTAGTTCTTGGGGAACAGCCACGCGCCGGCGGCGACGACGATTGCTTCGACGCCGCGGTCGAGGGTGGGCTGCATGTCCGGAGCGAACGCCGGGTTGTGGTTGCCGATGGCCTCGGACAGGTCGTTGAAACCGCCGAGAGTCCAGAAGACGTAGGGCACGTCCAGGTGGTTCGGGATGATCGAGAAGTCTTCGGAGGCGGGAAGAGGCGGGGAGTCGATGACTTCACCGGCGAAGTTCTCGTCGAAGGCGGCTCGCACGATACCGGTGGCGGTCTCGTCGTTGTCGGTCAGCGGGAAGACGTCGTAGTACTCGAACTCCGGCTCCTTCGGGGAGCGGGAGGCCTGGCACTCGGCGCGGACGATGCGTTCGATCGCCTCGTGGAGCTGCTTCTCGACGTCCGTGTCGTAGGCGCGGGTGTTGAGCAGCAGCTCCGCGCTGTCGCCGATAATGTTGGACTTGGACCCCGCGTGGAAGGCTCCGACGGTCACGACGGCCGGATCCATCGAGGAAATCTCGCGGGAGACGATCGTCTGCAGGCGCATGACGATGGCCGAGCCGAGGACGATCGGGTCCACGCCGAGGTTCGGCATGGAACCGTGGCTGCCGGTGCCGTGGACGGTGACCTTGATGGACTTCGCCGCGGTGAGGATGCCGCCGGGCCGGGTGCCCAGGTGCCCTCCGGGAAGGGTGGCCATGACGTGTTGTCCGAGATAGACGTCAGGTTTCGGCATGACGTCGGCGATGCCGTTGTCCACCATGTCCTGGGCGCCTGCGGCGGTCTCCTCGGCCGGCTGGAACACGCCGATGAAGGTGCCCGACCAGGCGTCGCGGTGGGTGTGGAAAGCCTCCAATGCGCCGAGCAGGCCCATGATGTGGACGTCGTGGCCGCAGGAGTGGGCCACCGGGGTGTCGACGCCGGTGGCCTCGTTGACCTGGGTGGCGGTGGAGGCGTACTCCTTGCCGGAGACCTCCTTCATCGGCAGTCCGTCGATGTCGGCGCGCATGGCGACGATCGGACCCTCGCCGTTGGCGATGGTGGCGACCAGGCCGGTCTTGCCGACCGTCTGCACGTCGATGCCCCGCTTTTCCAGTTCCTCCCGGATGCGCGCCGAGGTCTCGTACTCCTGGAGGGAGAGCTCGGGGTGCTGGTGGAAGTGGATGTAGAGGGCTTCGCGGGCCTCACGGGTGGCGTCGAGATCAGCAAGAACTGTAGCTGCGCTGGAGGAAAGAGACATGGTGACCGGCTCCTGAACTAGTGCGAGTGCACCAGGAATCACCCCGGGGCACGTCCGCGTCTCGGACTGACCTCAAGTTTTCCCCACTCATTGGTCACACGCAAGGTCCGGCCACGTATTCGTTCTCACCGTGGAAACGACCTGCAACCGCTTGGCCAGCAGGCTTGGCTGTTGCATGTGCGGCACGGCTGCCGCCGCGTCACGCCTCGGCCAGCTGCCCTGAATAGAGGTTGAAGCGGTCGTCCCGGGTGAAGCCCACCAGGGAGAGTCCGGCCTCGCGCGCCAGATCCACCGCCAGCGAGGACGGCGCGGAGACGGCGACCAGGGCCGGGAAGCCCGCCATGATCGCCTTCTGCACCAGTTCGTAGGAGGCCCGGGAACTCATCACCAGGATCAGGTCCTTCGCCGGCAGCAGGTCGTTCATGAGCAGATGGCCGATGACCTTGTCGGCGGCGTTGTGCCGGCCGACGTCCTCCCGGATGACGACCGGCTCGCCGGAGAGTGTGAACGCCCCGGCGGCGTGGATGCCGCCGGTGCGGCGGAACTGTTTTTGCTCGGCACGCAGTTTCTCCGGCAGGCCGACGATCATCCGGGGGTCCAGCGTGACCGGTTCGATGGGGTGGTGCGTCCTGCCCATGACTTCGTCGATGGAGGTGGAGCCGCAGACGCCGCAGGCGGAACTGGTCGTCGTCAGCCGGATCGCCTCCAGTCCGGGCGGCGTCACGCCCACCGCGAGGTCGGTCTCGATGAGGTTGTAGGTGTTTTCCCCGTTGGGGCCGGTGGCGCCGGCGCAGTACCGGGCCTCGGCGACCTGGCTGGCCGAGGTGATGTGTCCCTCCCCGTGGAGGAAGCCGTGCACCAGCTCGACGTCGTTGCCGGGGGTGCGCATGGTGGTGGTGATGGTGGTGCCGTTGACGCGCAGCTCCAGCGGCTCCTCGACGGTCACGGTGTCACCGCGGGTGTCCGTCGTCCAGCGGCCGTCCGGCCCTCCGTCGAAGGTCACCTTCGTCACCCGGTAGCTCTGTCCGATGCGCCCCATGAAAATCCTGCTCCCTGAAAAATCCTAGTTGTCCCTGCGTGAATAGCGCTCCAGCAGGTGCTCCACAGCCTCGATCCGCGCCCTGGCGGCCGCGACCTCCTGCTCGGTGGACTCGGTCCCCTCAAGCTGCTTGCCGACGCTCACTCCGACGAGGAACGCAGTCAGCGGGGCGGCCGGGCGGGACGGTCCGTGGGCCACGTGCTTGGTCAGGTCCAACAGGTCCTTGACCAGCGCGCGGATCGTCTCCTGGTTCAGGTCGAACTCGTCGACGACTGCGGCGAGCCAGGCTCGGGCGGAGGCGATCTCCTCCGGGGAACCCTTCGCGGGCTGCTGTGGTGCGATGCTCTCGCTCATCCATGGGCCTTTCTGTCGTGTCGGGGGAATGGCGTACCGCCTGTCCAATTCCTTCCCTTCAGCGTAGTCCAGTGCACCGTGGGCGAACTGTGGCCTACCAGTCATAACCGTGCACGTGGGGGTGCTATTCCACCGGGGGAGCGGACCCGAACGT from Corynebacterium guangdongense includes the following:
- the rplN gene encoding 50S ribosomal protein L14, translated to MIQQESRLKVADNTGAREILCIRVLGGSVRRFAGIGDTIVASVKEAAPGGNVKEGEIVKAVIVRTKKENRRPDGSYISFDENAAVLIKPDGEPRGTRIFGPVARELRDKKFMKIVSLAPEVI
- a CDS encoding MFS transporter, which translates into the protein MATKSSVAPGNERATNYVGDNKALLGIVLGVVTFWLFAQTTLNIGPVMGADLGVDISVTTIAISLSALFSGMFIVVAGGLADKIGRVRIATIGNVLGIVGSLLIALAFGGAGTATAMLLVGRALQGLSAAFIMPSTMALLKTYWHGADRQRAVSMWSIGSWGGSGLAAIFGGLMAGTALGWRSIFIISAVVSLLSILLMRGIPESAPSAGRASRTDWGGIISLAVTVLSLLVFITQGSNIGWTNPITWAILAVFFIALAAFIVVERRVDDPLVDFSLFAIPQFTGATISNLLLNATAGLIPVSLWVLQGAGGMSAQTSGYLTLGYAVFIIAFIRVGEKLLQRFGAKKPMIWGTLIVIVAVLLLMGTNTLVETYVVLAIIAYSLFGLGLAFYATPSTDMALSALPEEKAGSGSGIYKMASSIGSAFGVAIPAAIFNAMSVSGSQVVGEVMRWSGRQDNLAVREAGMFGLAAVLIMALIALASIIFLIPNDSKKKVDTSA
- the fdhD gene encoding formate dehydrogenase accessory sulfurtransferase FdhD, with the protein product MGRIGQSYRVTKVTFDGGPDGRWTTDTRGDTVTVEEPLELRVNGTTITTTMRTPGNDVELVHGFLHGEGHITSASQVAEARYCAGATGPNGENTYNLIETDLAVGVTPPGLEAIRLTTTSSACGVCGSTSIDEVMGRTHHPIEPVTLDPRMIVGLPEKLRAEQKQFRRTGGIHAAGAFTLSGEPVVIREDVGRHNAADKVIGHLLMNDLLPAKDLILVMSSRASYELVQKAIMAGFPALVAVSAPSSLAVDLAREAGLSLVGFTRDDRFNLYSGQLAEA
- a CDS encoding DUF6457 domain-containing protein; translation: MSESIAPQQPAKGSPEEIASARAWLAAVVDEFDLNQETIRALVKDLLDLTKHVAHGPSRPAAPLTAFLVGVSVGKQLEGTESTEQEVAAARARIEAVEHLLERYSRRDN
- a CDS encoding amidohydrolase; translated protein: MSLSSSAATVLADLDATREAREALYIHFHQHPELSLQEYETSARIREELEKRGIDVQTVGKTGLVATIANGEGPIVAMRADIDGLPMKEVSGKEYASTATQVNEATGVDTPVAHSCGHDVHIMGLLGALEAFHTHRDAWSGTFIGVFQPAEETAAGAQDMVDNGIADVMPKPDVYLGQHVMATLPGGHLGTRPGGILTAAKSIKVTVHGTGSHGSMPNLGVDPIVLGSAIVMRLQTIVSREISSMDPAVVTVGAFHAGSKSNIIGDSAELLLNTRAYDTDVEKQLHEAIERIVRAECQASRSPKEPEFEYYDVFPLTDNDETATGIVRAAFDENFAGEVIDSPPLPASEDFSIIPNHLDVPYVFWTLGGFNDLSEAIGNHNPAFAPDMQPTLDRGVEAIVVAAGAWLFPKN
- the rplE gene encoding 50S ribosomal protein L5; translated protein: MAENYTPRLKTRYREEIKKALNEEFGYDNVMQIPGVEKIVVNMGVGEAARDSKVINGALEDLTLITGQKPQLRRATKSIANFKLREGMPIGAKVTLRGDRMWEFLDRLLTVALPRIRDFRGLSDQQFDGHGNYTFGLTEQTMFYEIDVDKIDRPRGMDITVVTTATNNDEGRALLRELGFPFKK
- a CDS encoding formate/nitrite transporter family protein, which encodes MSLNELAHGAVNKKVLLMDHDHGRYVVRSILAGVYLTLGTAFAAIAGNVMEKVSPGNGLGALTFGVLFGLGLFAIVILNTELATGTMMFASYGATTGQISWGKALQLMIVSTVWNLVGAILIAAILGMSAKFSDFDTSHLVATLTTGKLEKPWYNWLFEGIAANFIVNMAIIGALFAKDLVSKFFVILPIIGIFVSLGLEHIIANFSLMTIAGFSGLFNGGVYPEGWSLGMVLANWAVVWLGNAIGGGLIMGGVYAWLNQSKDEVYRD
- the rplX gene encoding 50S ribosomal protein L24 codes for the protein MKIHKGDMVQVISGPDKGAQGKVIEAYPKAGKVLVEGVNRIKKHVANSADERGASTGGIVTQEAPIQVSNVMVLDSDGNPTRIGYRFDENGKKVRVSKRNGKDI